Proteins co-encoded in one Cytobacillus sp. NJ13 genomic window:
- a CDS encoding OFA family MFS transporter: MKKTKNRWLIAASAVGIHISIGSVYAWSNFTNPLIEQFGWTSKEVQLTFSLAILFLGLSAAFLGHFVEKHGPKKAGLLAAGFFGAGMLGAGLAVNMGSLPFLYITYGVLGGIGLGVGYIAPVSTLVKWFPDRRGFATGLAIMGFGFAAAVASPVMDGLIKSVGTANTFFILGAAYLIIMTLSSLYLERPPADWAPEGMKEKAAAGKIKIKQDLAQLTANEAVKTSRFYYLWIMLFINVTCGIAILSAAKPLAQESIGLTTAEAATLVGVLGIFNGLGRLAWASISDYIGRPNTYTIFFVSQIALFLLLPITKEAILFQIMLAIVYTMYGGGFSSIPAFIGDVFGTKQLGAIHGYILTAWAAAGLAGPMFAAWMKDSTGSYASSLTSFAGLFVVALIVSILIRFDIKKLRKQNEANERMAG, from the coding sequence GTGAAAAAGACAAAAAATCGGTGGCTGATTGCCGCCTCGGCCGTAGGGATTCATATCTCAATCGGTTCGGTTTATGCCTGGAGCAATTTTACCAATCCATTGATTGAGCAGTTTGGCTGGACATCAAAGGAGGTACAGTTGACCTTCAGTTTGGCGATTCTCTTTTTGGGGTTATCAGCGGCATTCCTTGGCCACTTTGTTGAAAAGCATGGACCAAAAAAAGCTGGTCTTCTGGCAGCAGGATTCTTTGGAGCCGGCATGCTTGGAGCCGGGTTGGCAGTAAATATGGGTTCCTTGCCATTTTTGTACATAACATACGGTGTTCTTGGGGGAATTGGTTTGGGAGTCGGCTATATTGCACCGGTCTCCACACTGGTAAAATGGTTCCCGGACCGCCGCGGATTCGCAACCGGCCTCGCCATCATGGGATTTGGCTTCGCTGCAGCGGTAGCGAGCCCGGTCATGGATGGACTGATTAAATCTGTTGGGACAGCAAACACGTTCTTTATTTTAGGTGCAGCTTACTTAATCATCATGACATTATCATCTTTATATTTAGAAAGACCGCCTGCAGATTGGGCACCTGAAGGCATGAAAGAAAAAGCTGCAGCCGGAAAAATCAAAATCAAACAGGATTTGGCACAGTTAACGGCGAATGAAGCAGTAAAGACATCCCGATTCTATTATTTATGGATCATGCTGTTCATTAATGTAACATGCGGAATTGCGATTTTGTCAGCTGCAAAACCGCTGGCACAGGAAAGCATAGGCCTGACAACGGCAGAAGCAGCGACGCTTGTCGGCGTACTCGGTATCTTTAATGGACTTGGCCGTCTGGCATGGGCATCCATTTCTGATTATATCGGCCGCCCGAATACGTATACGATTTTCTTCGTATCACAGATCGCCTTATTCCTGCTGCTGCCGATAACAAAAGAAGCCATTCTTTTCCAGATTATGCTGGCCATTGTGTACACTATGTACGGTGGCGGATTCTCATCCATCCCGGCATTTATCGGTGATGTATTTGGAACAAAGCAGCTTGGCGCCATTCACGGCTATATTCTTACAGCGTGGGCTGCCGCAGGACTTGCCGGTCCAATGTTTGCAGCGTGGATGAAGGATTCAACAGGAAGCTATGCTTCAAGTCTGACAAGCTTTGCAGGACTTTTTGTGGTGGCGCTTATAGTGTCAATCCTGATCCGTTTTGATATTAAAAAATTGCGCAAGCAAAATGAAGCAAATGAGCGTATGGCAGGTTAA
- a CDS encoding FdhF/YdeP family oxidoreductase, with protein MGKTKHPGPQNKKAMPDPKHWVSPIPFGLGKIKPKHMRDTAKILWENKDNIGYATNILTKGVCDGCALGVSGLYDQTLKGPHVCTTRLNVLRLNTAGAIKPEILHADIDELRKYDSTELRKLGRIPYPMIRRKGERKFSRITWDDAMNMIAEKMKVLDPKQYAFYLTSRGITNESYYVAGKVARFLGTNHIDNASRICHSPSKTALKRSIGVGASTANYLDWIGTDVLLFWGSVASNSSPVSSKYMLEAKKNGTKIIVVNPYKEPAMDKYWIPSNPESALFGTKIADDFYQVNIGGDIAFMHGIMKHWFEMEKAERGSAINHKFVNEHVNGYEDLKMKVKEQSWEEIIKSSGVSKERIIELAELLANSKNAVYAWALGLTMHSFATDNISQVANLALLRGHLGRKHNGLMPFRGHSSVQGSGEMGADPFVLPGGDFYGDNFARIQNLWGFELEKWQGDIVGVTLENILLPEDHERKIKLYYLSGGNFLETMPDPDFIEKALSELDIRVHQDIILNTSTLVDAKEAVIVLPAKTRYEQEGGGTSTSTERMVYFSPEIEGNKNKIEEAREEWKIYIDLAKRVKPETAHLVKFKNAQEIRDEIAEANPSYDGIQHLKKAGDVFQWGGAWLCEDGICPTPDGKGTLITVDIPDLGKKEGQFIVTSRRGKQFNSMVYKEVDPLNGAGRYDVLMNAEDGKDLSIAEGEGIVLYNGFGVFQGRAKFVDIARGNVEVHFPEGNFLLPRGRYEKFAGIPDYNITVTLEKADRYNARKDVEYNEKHIAEDEIDAPA; from the coding sequence GTGGGAAAAACAAAACATCCAGGACCTCAGAATAAAAAGGCAATGCCGGATCCGAAACATTGGGTGAGCCCTATTCCATTTGGGCTTGGCAAAATAAAGCCGAAGCATATGAGGGATACAGCAAAAATCCTATGGGAAAACAAAGATAATATTGGATATGCCACAAATATTTTAACAAAAGGTGTGTGTGACGGATGTGCCCTTGGCGTTTCCGGTCTTTATGACCAGACTCTTAAGGGGCCGCACGTATGTACTACAAGGTTAAATGTCCTTCGTTTGAATACTGCCGGCGCCATCAAACCGGAAATTCTGCATGCCGATATTGATGAGCTGCGCAAATATGACAGCACCGAGCTTCGTAAATTGGGCCGCATTCCTTATCCGATGATCCGCAGAAAGGGAGAGCGCAAGTTCTCCCGGATCACTTGGGATGATGCCATGAACATGATTGCTGAAAAAATGAAGGTGCTCGATCCTAAACAATATGCGTTCTACCTGACAAGCCGCGGAATTACGAATGAATCTTATTATGTGGCAGGCAAGGTTGCCCGCTTTCTTGGAACGAATCACATCGATAATGCGAGCCGCATTTGCCATTCGCCTTCAAAAACCGCGTTAAAGCGTTCCATCGGAGTAGGGGCTTCCACAGCCAATTACCTTGACTGGATCGGAACGGATGTCCTGTTATTCTGGGGCAGTGTGGCATCAAACAGTTCGCCTGTATCATCCAAATACATGCTTGAAGCGAAGAAAAACGGCACGAAAATTATCGTCGTCAATCCATATAAAGAACCGGCGATGGACAAATACTGGATTCCGTCGAATCCGGAATCTGCATTGTTTGGCACAAAAATCGCAGATGATTTTTATCAGGTAAATATCGGCGGAGACATTGCCTTTATGCACGGGATCATGAAGCACTGGTTTGAAATGGAGAAAGCGGAGCGCGGTTCTGCCATCAATCATAAGTTTGTGAACGAGCATGTAAATGGATACGAAGATTTGAAAATGAAAGTGAAAGAGCAGTCATGGGAAGAGATTATTAAATCTTCCGGTGTAAGCAAAGAGCGTATCATCGAGCTTGCGGAACTGCTTGCGAACAGCAAAAACGCCGTCTATGCCTGGGCTCTTGGCCTGACCATGCATTCTTTTGCGACAGATAACATTTCACAGGTTGCGAATCTTGCGCTGCTTCGCGGTCATCTGGGCCGAAAGCATAATGGCCTAATGCCTTTCCGCGGACATTCATCTGTGCAGGGAAGCGGTGAGATGGGGGCAGATCCATTCGTATTGCCTGGCGGTGACTTTTATGGTGACAATTTTGCCCGCATTCAAAATCTTTGGGGCTTCGAGCTTGAGAAATGGCAGGGTGATATTGTAGGGGTGACACTGGAGAATATCCTGCTCCCAGAAGACCATGAACGGAAAATCAAGCTTTACTATCTTTCAGGCGGTAACTTCCTTGAGACAATGCCAGATCCTGATTTTATTGAAAAAGCTCTTTCTGAACTGGACATTCGTGTTCATCAGGATATAATTTTAAACACTTCTACACTGGTTGATGCGAAGGAAGCGGTCATCGTGCTCCCGGCTAAAACCCGATACGAGCAGGAGGGCGGCGGTACATCCACTTCTACGGAACGCATGGTGTATTTCAGTCCGGAAATTGAAGGGAATAAGAATAAAATTGAAGAGGCACGCGAAGAATGGAAAATCTACATTGATCTTGCCAAACGTGTTAAGCCTGAAACTGCTCATCTCGTTAAATTTAAAAATGCACAGGAAATCCGTGACGAAATTGCAGAGGCTAACCCTAGTTATGATGGCATTCAGCACCTGAAAAAAGCAGGTGATGTCTTCCAGTGGGGCGGAGCATGGTTATGTGAGGACGGCATCTGCCCGACTCCGGATGGAAAAGGCACACTTATTACTGTGGATATTCCCGACCTTGGAAAGAAAGAAGGGCAATTCATTGTAACGTCACGCCGAGGGAAGCAGTTTAATTCCATGGTCTATAAAGAGGTGGACCCGCTGAATGGTGCCGGACGATATGATGTACTGATGAACGCCGAGGATGGAAAGGATTTAAGCATTGCAGAGGGTGAAGGGATTGTCCTATACAATGGATTCGGTGTATTCCAGGGAAGAGCCAAATTCGTCGATATCGCCCGCGGCAACGTCGAAGTCCACTTCCCGGAAGGAAACTTCCTATTGCCAAGAGGCCGCTACGAAAAATTCGCTGGTATCCCTGACTACAACATCACGGTTACCCTCGAAAAAGCAGACCGCTACAATGCACGCAAAGACGTGGAATATAACGAAAAACACATTGCTGAAGATGAAATTGATGCACCAGCATAA
- a CDS encoding HAMP domain-containing sensor histidine kinase translates to MKSLYIKFFVITIGIMIISSVFAFLISNTYYQQKLKPYNDHKITRFAESIAAFADEHPTINLNDYLDNISSVGYQIYLVDGRGDESFFGAPFRDKGLSVSTQEHVLNGNIYHGILHFPHRTFVTGFFANELKNTIGVPLTHDGKKYALFIRPDLKLLFNEMHLLFGWMLALTIILSIVMVIFSTKYLVKPISKLTKATKSLSKGEFNVNLDITRHDELGELSQNFLKMARKLEQMDEMRKEFISNISHDIQSPLSNIKGYTNLMGKESIKQEERVHYVSIINGEIRRLSTLTKQLLLLASLDRNNDILKKKAFNVGRQIHELVKNYQWRINEKGIMLSHSLPDTEIIGDPSLLNTVWDNLLANAIKYNKPDGSIDISIEEKGESIFVTIEDTGIGLTNSEIDRIFDRFYRADTARTRTIEGTGLGLSIVWSIVNLHGGHVHVNSKGKEGTAFTIELPIK, encoded by the coding sequence ATGAAATCTCTTTATATAAAATTTTTTGTTATTACCATCGGAATCATGATTATTAGCAGCGTTTTTGCTTTTTTAATCTCCAATACTTATTACCAGCAGAAATTAAAACCTTATAATGATCATAAAATTACACGTTTTGCAGAATCAATCGCAGCGTTTGCTGATGAGCACCCTACTATAAACTTGAATGATTACTTAGATAACATTTCTTCAGTTGGCTATCAAATTTACCTGGTTGATGGCAGGGGCGATGAATCTTTTTTTGGTGCACCATTCAGGGATAAAGGTCTCTCTGTTTCTACCCAGGAGCATGTTTTAAACGGAAATATTTATCATGGCATTCTCCATTTTCCGCACAGAACATTTGTAACAGGCTTTTTTGCAAATGAATTGAAAAATACAATAGGTGTTCCACTAACACATGATGGCAAAAAATATGCTCTTTTCATCAGGCCGGATTTAAAACTCCTTTTTAATGAAATGCATCTTTTATTTGGGTGGATGCTCGCATTAACCATTATATTAAGCATCGTTATGGTTATTTTCAGCACAAAATATTTAGTAAAACCCATTTCGAAACTCACAAAAGCCACAAAATCACTTTCCAAAGGCGAGTTCAATGTTAACCTTGATATTACTCGTCATGATGAGTTGGGAGAGCTATCACAGAATTTTTTAAAAATGGCGAGAAAATTAGAACAAATGGATGAAATGAGAAAGGAGTTCATCTCCAACATTTCTCATGATATTCAGTCTCCCCTATCAAATATAAAGGGATATACAAACTTAATGGGAAAAGAATCAATAAAACAAGAAGAACGGGTCCATTACGTTTCAATTATCAATGGAGAGATCAGAAGACTATCTACTTTAACAAAACAATTGCTGCTTCTTGCCTCATTAGATCGAAATAACGATATTTTGAAAAAAAAGGCATTCAATGTAGGTCGGCAGATTCATGAATTGGTAAAGAATTATCAATGGCGAATTAATGAAAAAGGAATAATGCTCAGCCACTCTTTACCCGATACGGAAATCATCGGTGACCCCTCTTTACTTAATACAGTTTGGGATAACCTATTGGCAAACGCCATTAAATATAATAAACCTGATGGCAGTATTGATATATCAATTGAAGAAAAAGGAGAATCAATATTTGTAACCATTGAAGATACCGGAATAGGATTGACTAATTCAGAAATTGACAGGATATTTGATCGCTTTTATCGGGCAGATACCGCACGGACACGAACAATAGAGGGCACAGGGCTTGGTTTATCTATTGTCTGGTCCATTGTCAATTTACATGGTGGCCATGTTCATGTAAATAGTAAAGGGAAAGAGGGAACTGCTTTTACTATTGAGCTTCCGATTAAATAG
- a CDS encoding response regulator transcription factor — protein sequence MTNILIADDDSLVLNLIDIHLTEQGYKVFKAYNGIEALEILNKELCSLAVVDVMMPFMDGYTLTKEIRNQFNIPVILLTAKNQIEDKERGFHAGTDDYLVKPFEPKELSFRIKALLRRYDNNPDEYIVRIGNTIINKKSYEVKVGKRTILLPLKEFELLYFLMSKPMQVFSRDHLIDQIWGMDYEGDERTVDVHIKRLRERFSKLTDHFQIKTVRGVGYSLEVNRE from the coding sequence ATGACTAATATTTTAATTGCTGATGACGACAGCCTTGTGTTAAACCTAATCGATATCCACTTAACTGAACAAGGTTATAAAGTATTTAAAGCTTATAACGGAATCGAGGCTCTAGAGATTCTTAATAAGGAATTATGCAGTTTAGCAGTAGTTGACGTAATGATGCCATTTATGGATGGTTATACATTAACAAAAGAGATACGAAATCAATTTAATATACCTGTCATCCTTTTAACAGCTAAAAATCAAATTGAGGATAAGGAGAGAGGGTTTCACGCAGGTACGGATGATTACCTTGTTAAACCTTTTGAACCGAAAGAATTGAGCTTTCGTATAAAAGCATTGCTTAGGCGCTACGATAACAATCCTGATGAGTACATTGTCCGCATAGGCAACACAATTATAAACAAGAAAAGCTATGAAGTGAAGGTGGGAAAACGAACAATCCTATTACCTTTAAAGGAGTTTGAACTTTTATATTTTTTAATGTCAAAACCTATGCAAGTGTTTTCCAGAGACCACCTGATTGATCAAATATGGGGGATGGATTATGAAGGGGATGAACGAACAGTTGATGTTCATATAAAAAGGCTGAGAGAACGTTTTTCTAAATTGACAGATCATTTTCAAATTAAAACAGTACGCGGAGTTGGATATTCCCTGGAGGTCAATCGAGAATGA
- a CDS encoding ABC transporter ATP-binding protein, with the protein MEFFTVNGIEKAFTNGEIKEEILKGINLSLKKGKITALVGASGSGKSTLLTIAAGLQPASEGQILFEGKNINAMNQEQIRKIRANKFGFVFQFAHLVPFLTVEEQLMLMLDVSETKLTKKEQKSEVNRILKLVGIDHRKKAYPSSLSGGEKQRVAFARAIIHKPMVLFADEPTASLDSKKSKEMMTLIRELTKTLNITTLMVTHDEEMLSYVDHIIKMSDGLILQTDESTAVPQVIS; encoded by the coding sequence ATGGAATTTTTTACTGTAAATGGCATAGAAAAAGCATTCACTAATGGTGAAATAAAGGAAGAAATATTAAAAGGAATCAATCTTTCACTAAAAAAAGGAAAAATTACAGCATTGGTGGGCGCTTCGGGGTCTGGTAAAAGTACGCTGCTTACCATTGCAGCAGGCCTTCAGCCTGCTTCAGAGGGTCAAATACTATTTGAAGGAAAAAATATAAATGCTATGAATCAAGAGCAAATCCGCAAAATTCGGGCAAATAAATTTGGCTTTGTCTTTCAATTTGCACACCTTGTTCCTTTTCTTACAGTAGAAGAACAGCTAATGCTTATGCTGGATGTTTCTGAAACGAAATTAACCAAAAAGGAACAAAAAAGTGAAGTGAACAGAATACTAAAACTAGTGGGGATTGACCACCGGAAAAAAGCTTACCCTTCCTCACTTTCAGGTGGTGAAAAACAGAGGGTTGCGTTTGCGCGTGCAATTATTCATAAGCCCATGGTTCTCTTTGCTGATGAACCAACTGCAAGCCTGGATTCAAAAAAATCTAAAGAGATGATGACCTTAATACGAGAGCTGACAAAAACCCTGAACATCACTACCCTCATGGTTACACATGATGAAGAAATGCTTTCTTATGTCGACCATATTATTAAAATGAGTGATGGGCTAATTCTCCAAACTGATGAGTCAACCGCTGTGCCTCAAGTAATCTCTTGA
- a CDS encoding ABC transporter permease translates to MSLALKEMKKNKIRFLILGSIVFLISLLTFIISGLANGLSQDNAALIKDLPNGQFYMNEDADETYNLSRIDSNLQEKWLNGQEDAAALSIQMGFLNDKNEKQQSVAFVTSTESKWFENVKPGEVVLDRSMEDKGIKAGDVLTNNQFSDEFVVKGFVDQKKFSHAPVAFINIENYKEMYRVDEMQLIYVPGQDKAQEADGLQSFSKKQFLETIPSYSAEQMSLNMIVWFLVVISGMLFAIFFYMMNVQKIGLYGILKAIGLKTSALFKMMWTQMIFITGIALVLSAALSQGFNMIAPDGMPFTLTLETTGMLSMVFLIIGFIGATLSGIQVKKIEPLQAIQQGEV, encoded by the coding sequence ATGAGTCTTGCATTGAAAGAAATGAAGAAAAATAAAATACGGTTTTTGATTTTAGGTTCAATCGTCTTTCTAATAAGTTTGCTGACGTTTATTATCTCAGGCTTAGCGAACGGATTATCTCAGGATAATGCTGCATTAATTAAAGACCTGCCCAATGGACAATTTTATATGAATGAAGATGCAGACGAAACCTATAATCTATCGAGGATAGATAGCAATTTACAGGAAAAATGGTTAAACGGGCAAGAAGATGCTGCGGCACTCTCCATTCAAATGGGCTTTTTAAATGATAAGAATGAAAAACAGCAAAGCGTAGCTTTTGTCACCTCAACCGAATCAAAATGGTTTGAGAATGTAAAGCCTGGTGAGGTCGTATTGGACAGATCTATGGAGGATAAAGGAATCAAAGCCGGAGATGTCTTAACAAATAATCAATTTAGCGACGAGTTTGTTGTAAAAGGGTTTGTAGATCAAAAGAAATTCAGCCATGCACCAGTTGCTTTTATAAATATAGAAAACTACAAAGAGATGTACAGAGTTGATGAAATGCAATTGATTTATGTACCTGGCCAGGATAAGGCACAGGAAGCTGACGGCCTGCAATCATTTTCAAAGAAACAATTTCTCGAAACGATACCAAGTTATAGCGCAGAACAAATGTCTCTTAATATGATTGTTTGGTTTTTGGTGGTAATTAGCGGAATGCTGTTCGCAATTTTCTTCTATATGATGAACGTTCAAAAAATTGGGCTGTACGGTATACTAAAAGCGATTGGATTAAAAACAAGTGCCTTATTTAAAATGATGTGGACACAAATGATTTTCATAACCGGAATAGCACTTGTTTTGTCAGCTGCACTCAGTCAGGGTTTTAATATGATCGCACCAGATGGTATGCCTTTTACTTTAACCCTTGAAACCACAGGCATGTTGTCAATGGTGTTTTTAATTATCGGATTCATTGGAGCTACTCTTTCAGGCATTCAAGTTAAAAAAATCGAACCATTACAGGCGATTCAGCAAGGAGAGGTTTAA